The Cottoperca gobio chromosome 8, fCotGob3.1, whole genome shotgun sequence genome contains the following window.
ATGCATATCAGTGGAGtgctctttcaaaaacaggctTCATTTCATTCAGACTGTGGTACAGAGCTGGTATTCGATCAGTTGAAGATGGTTGATGGTAGCCATGGAGATTGGCAAACTGACTATGTGGAGTTTCAGAAAAAGGGAGATGACCGTAATTACATCATGGTAAGTTCATGAACCTGTGGAATAGTCATTTCATAGGTAGGTATTCGCCGAATTCTTGCAATAGTGGTATTGacctatatttatatatataacgGTATTTACAggacaaattaaataatttaactaCGCCACCTCGGACTGTATTATTGACCTTTTCCACTATTCTGTGACTATTTAAACAATGAAAAGCGGTTTCTATATCGTACTATGAATTTCTGTCTGCCGTGCTCCTCAGGTGTCATTGAGCATTAAGTTTAGCAACCCCTTCATAACGCTACTGCTGCCCAGCATTCTGATCGTCTTGGCTGATGTGGTCAGCTTCGCTCTGCCGCTGGGAGGTGGTGAACGCAACTCTTTCAAGGTCACTCTGGTGCTCAGCTTCACCATGTTCCTCATCATCCTCAACAATGTGCTCCCCGGAGACAGTTCCTGCAGCCCCATCATCCGTCAGTCAGCTCACATGCggacacaaaacacaatttaacaaaCCAAATACATGAACAGCAGCATCCTAGCTGGAGTCACTAACCGCCTTGTCTGTGCCGCCCGCAGGATCCcacttctgtgtttgtctggTCCTCTTGGTGTTGAGCATGCTTGTGTCCATGGTGCTTACACGGTTGGCCAAAGACGGCAGCTTCatcttctgctgctgcaacaaAGGATTAGTCCCAGAAACCACAGCAGACAACGACGATGAGGGTGAGGAAGACTCGAACGTTAAACAAATACTGCATGTGTTGAGTCTGTACTGCAATATTTTACTTTGATATTGAGAAGGGTGTTTCGATGCTCACAGATGAGCAAAAAAAACTATGTGTGATCTGATCTGATTTCAGCTTCAATCCCTACAGAAGTCAAAGCTGACATTAGTGTGGATCAGACGAGCGGCTCAGAGGAGAACAGTCAAATGCTCAGAAAGGTGGTCAACTTCCTGGAAGCTATTGACGCAGAGACACTGAAAAGGGAGAAATATGAGATGTTTGCCAACAAATTGGACCAGACATTTTTCtggttttatttgagttttggCACCGTGTACTTTATTGCCATGACATGTGTGATGGTAAAATATACATGCACAGTTAACCATTTCGAATTCTGGAGTGATTAATGAAGTAATGAATTCAAATtcaacatacaaatacaaagatcGATGCCAATCTCTGCTCACATTTATTACATTGTTCACATGTTTAACCTCACATTCTCTATATGTCAAATACTGATGATTTGTACTCGTAGTTCGTCCGTGTGTTAGCATAGTTCTGAAAATCTATCAAATAAAGGAGTGTCATCCTTCACTCCTGAAATCATTTTGAGTCACATCATGCATGCAAGTATattaaactgttatttaaaacatatgtaCACATGACAAGACCATGTTCCTTTACCCCTCAGAAATGTGAATTGTATTCTTTATTCTAGATTTTACAATGAATAGCATCGTCTTTGGGACCTGTCTGGCATTAGTCCAAGATTACCTGGATATTTTAATGGAGTAAAGTGCTTATATCATGATgtctgtatatacacatacaaaaatattaaatgcaaGGAAAAGACATAATAAACGGTGCATGAGCTAAATACTGACGTTCTTTGTTGCCACCTAGTGGTCGAAGCATTCACTACAGATAGACTGATTTACCGACTGCACTTGATTAGTTTCTACTCACGAGACTTGAACCTGTTGACATTTCAACCAGCAGGACTTCAGCTTGAGTTGAAACATTCACAActctgtttaaaatgttatgttctgtttaaaatgttaactgTTGAAGGGCAGTTAATGAAAGGTGAATATACTGTTTTTTAATAACACTTGTAATACCTTATTAAACCATTAAACACACCTTTGTTATACTATGTCCTTTAGAATTACAGTTAAATAGACAGTATGTTTAGATAACAGGACTAGTGAGCCATTGGTAAGATTGACATTTCCAGCCAGGATTGATGGTTATACGtttattgttgtatttattcatttattttctttgtaaaacACAACAGTTTCCCAGAGAAGTCTGGTGTACATGACCAGTTAGTTTATAGAATTAAACCCAAGTagcaattatttaaaaacatttcaaactttaCAAACTTATCCCCACTCTACGttacaaaaaaattaattggaTTAAAACAACATGAATCAGTATTAAAACTTTAAGGTCCACAATCCAGGTTTAAATATTTACCTAAATAATGTAACAaatctatctatatgtattaTCCCCAAAAGCCCTCTTCACAACAGTAGACAATACATTAAGAAATTctgtcaaaaaaacaaaactgccttGAATTTAGGGCATTGCTTTGATCCAAATCCTATCAGGaataccttttttaatttattttatcttctgaACTTCGGCTTTAAGGTAAACAAATCCTATTAGGGTCTGTGCCAGTATTGTGGTAAACTCAGCTCATCAACAAGGGTTTGGGTAGTTATTCAATTTTACAATTACCTTTCATCAGTAAAAAATAACTCTCCTGAACTCTGAACTGATGCAATGCCAAAGCTACTGTATAAAAAGGTATTCTGAAAAGCAAAATCTATTGaattttatttgaattattaGAAAAGTTTTTGGCAATTTTTCCTGAATTCGTCAGTCAATGAATTTGGAGgaaacaacacatacaaaacCATTTATCAAAAACTTGTGAAATTACAAAAACCTATACACCCTCAGAAAAGACCAACGGGAATCAAGTAAATACAATGCGTCCATCACACTGCGGATGGGTCGTCACTCGTCATCTTCAaggtctctctgtcctcttcatTGCCTTTAGTGAAAAGGAATACATTTGGAAAAGTTAATGTCATTAAGACAAAAACGTATGGAGGGAAGTACGATAACTCTTCACGTACCTGTTTAAAAATCTGGGCACCAAGATAGTTCTTTGCCATGTTTCCCAGGTTGGACTGTCCGCCCACCTTGCATCTGACATAGCCATACAAGTTGGCCCCTTGTAAGACTAAGCCCATAATGACTACAGCCTGTGGGGCACAAAACAGGAATGAGACATGAACATCGAATGAGACGCAAATTAAAATCGACATTGACTTTCAAAAACTCTGAACAGACCAGCCATTTAATCTTGAAAGAGAAGATGGTGCTGAACACGAAAACGACCCAGAAGATGGGGCACACGACGAGTCCGAGCCAGAAGATCCGTGACTCAGCACTGGACGTCTTGTTCAGACTGTGTGTCTTttaagaaagggaaaggagTTTTCATGTCAGACTATTCAATACAATCCAAGATACAAAACTATAGATGTACGAAATTCATGTCCAATGCCCATTGTGCTGCACGATACTGTATTTCTAAGGGAGGAAAATGCAGACGTTCTGTGTTACACTATCTTCATTTGTCCAATAAGGTCATACAGCTACATTACACTGAAAAAAAGGCTTTGCAAATGTCACAGTTACTTTAAAAGAAATAGCTGCAAGGTGTTCTTGGCTATCCTGTGAAATTGTAGACGCACATACAGGAATGCAGTCATGAACATCCTCATATTTACTGAGATATTTCTCGTAACCGGAGTTGAGCAATGGtaacatttaatgaaatgtaatacaaataaaaagtgataAGGCTCACAAAGGATATTGTGTTtccaaatgtgtttctttcacCTGAAAAACCATTGTTAAGAAAACGTTTTCCGTTCTCTTTAGCTGAAAAGAGCCTTGTGCTAATGCCCACTAGGCCTTTTAAGACTGTATCTGATTGTTTCTGCTTACCTTCCTCGACTCAAAAACCCAGTGGCTCTTTCCATCTTCATCCACTTGATTCCACCAACGAAGGCCCACCAACAATCTGCCAGATACATTCTGGGGAAGAAAGGGGATCCATCTGTAAATTAAAGTCTGGtactttgatttaatttgacaaaACCCCAGATTAAATCTAACAAGGGACACGGACAGAGACATAAATGTgacatgaaataa
Protein-coding sequences here:
- the LOC115011770 gene encoding 5-hydroxytryptamine receptor 3A-like — protein: MQSSVTRHNDKQQLDLYLCLLADKVWTPEILVTNGITTTMTHSSRELLVSSNGTLQHSVIINAKVDCEVNLFNYPFASDECPVAIQSWSKENCGTELVFDQLKMVDGSHGDWQTDYVEFQKKGDDRNYIMVSLSIKFSNPFITLLLPSILIVLADVVSFALPLGGGERNSFKVTLVLSFTMFLIILNNVLPGDSSCSPIIRSHFCVCLVLLVLSMLVSMVLTRLAKDGSFIFCCCNKGLVPETTADNDDEASIPTEVKADISVDQTSGSEENSQMLRKVVNFLEAIDAETLKREKYEMFANKLDQTFFWFYLSFGTVYFIAMTCVMFVRVLA
- the LOC115012288 gene encoding Golgi apparatus membrane protein TVP23 homolog B, whose protein sequence is MQRQDSQDAPLFGEDDGNMRVRKSNIRHPLVSFFHLFFRTSAILVYLLCDLFSSRFIACMVTIILLLSCDFWTVKNVSGRLLVGLRWWNQVDEDGKSHWVFESRKTHSLNKTSSAESRIFWLGLVVCPIFWVVFVFSTIFSFKIKWLAVVIMGLVLQGANLYGYVRCKVGGQSNLGNMAKNYLGAQIFKQAMKRTERP